Proteins from a genomic interval of Mycobacterium conspicuum:
- a CDS encoding DNA-3-methyladenine glycosylase family protein, with protein MVQKGSQVKSERTVTFPGAVSFGHTLAPLRRGPRDPSFRIVEDGSIWRTSLLATGPVAARITRAAANAVACTAWGGGAEEFIERLPVLLGADDDASGFVPTHPTVAAAHRRVPHLRLGRTGRVLEALVPAVIEQRVPGADAFRSWRALLTKYGTPPPGPAPAGMRVPPSAQVWRSIPSWEFHRANVDPGRARTVVGCAQRAASLERLASWPADRAREALTSLPGVGQWTAAETAQRAFGDADAVSVGDYHIPKMIGWTLLGRPVDDDGMLALLEPMRPHRHRVVSLLYASGLAYEPRRGARLPVQQIHSL; from the coding sequence ATGGTTCAGAAGGGCAGTCAGGTGAAGAGCGAGCGCACCGTCACGTTCCCCGGAGCGGTTAGTTTCGGGCACACGCTTGCGCCGCTGCGCCGGGGCCCTCGCGATCCGAGCTTTCGGATCGTCGAGGACGGCAGCATCTGGCGCACCAGCCTGCTGGCCACCGGTCCCGTCGCCGCGCGCATCACCCGGGCGGCCGCCAACGCCGTGGCCTGCACCGCGTGGGGTGGGGGCGCCGAGGAGTTCATCGAGCGACTGCCCGTGCTGCTGGGCGCCGATGACGACGCCTCGGGCTTCGTGCCGACGCACCCGACGGTTGCCGCAGCGCACCGACGCGTGCCGCACCTGCGCCTGGGCCGCACCGGGCGGGTGCTGGAAGCCCTGGTTCCGGCGGTCATCGAGCAACGGGTGCCCGGCGCCGACGCCTTCCGGTCCTGGCGGGCGCTGCTGACCAAGTACGGGACCCCGCCGCCCGGTCCGGCGCCGGCCGGCATGCGGGTGCCGCCCTCGGCGCAGGTGTGGCGAAGCATTCCGTCGTGGGAGTTTCACCGCGCCAACGTCGACCCCGGCCGGGCCCGCACGGTGGTGGGCTGCGCGCAACGCGCGGCGTCGCTGGAACGGCTGGCGTCGTGGCCCGCGGACCGGGCGCGCGAGGCATTGACGTCGCTGCCCGGCGTCGGGCAGTGGACCGCCGCCGAGACCGCGCAGCGAGCGTTCGGCGACGCCGATGCCGTGTCGGTGGGCGACTATCACATCCCGAAGATGATCGGCTGGACCTTACTGGGTCGCCCGGTCGACGACGACGGCATGCTGGCATTGCTGGAACCCATGCGACCACACCGGCACCGGGTGGTCAGCCTGCTCTACGCCAGCGGACTGGCCTACGAGCCGCGCCGCGGCGCCCGGCTGCCGGTGCAGCAAATTCACTCGCTCTGA
- a CDS encoding TetR/AcrR family transcriptional regulator yields MPSTASRRPGRPPAAKADETRKRILRAAREVFSERGYDGATFQEIAVRADLTRPAINHYFSSKKLLYCDVVDQTNELVVANGIQNAKRALRLMDRLSEFIAVVMRASSEDPSVSPFLVTAVLESQRHPELSRNENDAVAISRVFLNWAVNDAIERGELKADTDVPSLAETLLIVLVGVGFYAGYLGNYQEMRAVIETLRRLLEGAFWERGA; encoded by the coding sequence GTGCCAAGTACGGCAAGTCGAAGGCCCGGGCGTCCCCCGGCGGCGAAGGCCGACGAAACGCGCAAGCGGATCCTGCGAGCTGCGCGTGAGGTGTTCAGCGAACGGGGTTACGACGGGGCGACTTTCCAGGAAATCGCCGTCCGCGCGGACCTGACCCGGCCGGCGATCAACCACTACTTTTCCAGTAAGAAGCTGTTGTATTGCGACGTGGTGGACCAGACCAACGAACTGGTGGTCGCGAACGGCATCCAGAACGCCAAGCGTGCGCTGCGGCTGATGGATCGACTGTCCGAATTCATTGCCGTGGTGATGCGCGCTAGTTCCGAAGATCCTTCGGTATCACCGTTTTTGGTTACGGCCGTGCTGGAATCGCAGCGGCATCCCGAATTGAGCCGAAACGAAAACGACGCAGTGGCAATTAGCCGCGTATTCCTTAATTGGGCGGTAAACGACGCCATCGAGCGCGGCGAGCTCAAAGCCGACACGGATGTGCCCTCGTTGGCCGAGACGCTGCTGATCGTGCTCGTGGGCGTCGGCTTCTATGCCGGCTATCTCGGGAACTACCAAGAGATGCGGGCCGTGATCGAGACGTTGCGTCGGCTGCTGGAGGGCGCGTTTTGGGAGCGGGGCGCCTGA
- a CDS encoding class I SAM-dependent methyltransferase: MTDLDEPSSLAPSLRTAGDSWAITELVGATALGVAAGRAVETGGADPLIRDDFAEILVSSAGPAWARLADPELAWLDDDPHGKRVHRLGTDYQAVRTHFFDEYFAQATSAGVRQAVILAAGLDSRAYRLQWPAGSTVYEIDQPKVLEYKTGVLEAHGARPACRRRPVAVDLRDDWRGALLAAGFDRTQPTAWLAEGLLPYLPSDAQDRLFEEFTALSAPGSRVAVEVFGVNKNSNTNRWKRMRERLGLDVNVEALTFHEPDRSDAADWLAQHGWQVHAVNNRDEMARLGRAVPDDLTDEAVRSTLLRARLGSIHEAQGAKQ; this comes from the coding sequence ATGACTGACCTCGACGAACCGTCTTCGTTGGCCCCCTCGTTGCGAACTGCGGGCGACAGCTGGGCCATCACCGAACTCGTCGGCGCCACCGCTTTGGGGGTCGCCGCCGGCCGTGCCGTGGAAACGGGCGGGGCCGATCCGCTGATTCGGGACGACTTCGCCGAGATTCTGGTGTCCTCGGCCGGCCCGGCCTGGGCCCGGCTCGCCGATCCCGAGCTGGCCTGGCTGGACGACGACCCACACGGGAAACGGGTCCACCGGCTCGGCACCGACTACCAGGCCGTGCGCACCCACTTCTTCGACGAATACTTCGCCCAAGCAACCAGCGCCGGCGTTCGGCAGGCGGTCATTCTCGCCGCCGGCCTGGACTCGCGGGCCTACCGGCTGCAGTGGCCGGCGGGCAGCACGGTTTACGAGATCGACCAGCCCAAGGTGCTGGAATACAAAACGGGAGTCCTGGAAGCCCACGGCGCGCGCCCGGCGTGCCGACGGCGCCCGGTCGCGGTGGATCTGCGCGACGACTGGCGCGGCGCGCTGCTGGCCGCCGGCTTCGACCGCACCCAACCCACCGCGTGGCTGGCCGAGGGCCTGCTGCCGTACCTGCCCAGCGACGCCCAGGACCGCCTGTTCGAGGAGTTCACCGCGCTCAGCGCGCCCGGCAGCCGTGTTGCCGTCGAGGTGTTCGGGGTGAATAAGAACAGCAACACCAACCGCTGGAAGCGGATGCGGGAGCGGCTTGGCCTGGACGTCAATGTCGAAGCGTTGACCTTTCACGAGCCCGACCGTTCGGACGCCGCCGACTGGCTGGCCCAGCACGGCTGGCAGGTGCACGCCGTCAACAACCGCGACGAGATGGCCCGGCTGGGCCGCGCGGTACCCGACGATCTCACCGATGAGGCCGTCCGCAGCACGCTGCTGCGAGCGCGGCTCGGATCGATTCACGAAGCTCAAGGAGCCAAGCAATGA
- a CDS encoding nuclear transport factor 2 family protein yields MTTPFDDPQAELAWMFLQSLGDDADLDEGLALLSDDFTYWSINTGMSFDKDTLRTAIEQRKGLLTAVSIDLLRCVNDGETVVIEGQFHATTTAGDRYDTPFVCLFDTRDGLIVSWREYSDTRLAASIFPGVS; encoded by the coding sequence GTGACGACGCCGTTCGATGACCCGCAGGCCGAACTGGCGTGGATGTTTCTGCAGAGCCTGGGCGATGACGCGGACCTCGACGAGGGCCTGGCGCTGCTCAGCGACGATTTCACCTACTGGAGCATCAACACGGGGATGTCGTTCGACAAGGACACCCTGCGCACGGCGATCGAACAACGCAAAGGCCTTCTGACAGCGGTCAGCATCGACCTGTTGCGCTGCGTCAACGACGGCGAAACGGTAGTCATCGAAGGGCAGTTTCACGCGACCACCACAGCGGGCGACCGGTATGACACCCCGTTCGTGTGCCTGTTCGACACCCGCGACGGGTTGATCGTGTCGTGGCGGGAGTACAGCGATACCCGGCTCGCGGCGTCGATATTTCCCGGGGTCAGTTAG
- a CDS encoding PE family protein yields MSYMVAIPDFLASAASDLEVIDSALSAAHAAAAAPITAVAAAAEDEVSAAIASLLSGHGQAFQALRAQAAAFHAEFASTLAASGAGYAAVEAANASPLAALVAGAQKLAVFSPVAAATGRPIVGNGANGKAGTGQNGGDGGWLFGNGGAGGSGAPGQPGGKGGDAFLFGSGGRGGAGGAGVTGTTGNAGTSTPGGPGGNGGAGGAGGNGGLLHGNGGAGGAGGAGGLGGAGGAGNALAGVNGTNGGLGGNGGVGGSGGQAEGLSGLLGGHAGGGGAGGQGGAGGQGGHGADVDTGSAGHGGNGGNGGAAGLGGAGGTGASAGAAGTGGTGGNGGDGGNDTASSGGVAGFGGAGGTGGSSAAGIGGTGGNGGNSGNTTSSGTGVVAAEGLQGGNGGNGGNGVTGGNGGNGGNGGSASGTGTTDAISIAGGGGGGGHGGNSTGGGAGGNGGQGGNGGGVAATVGSASVSGNGGAGGGGGAAAGATGGPGGGGGGGAAADVTTTTATSGGGFDGANGLGTGGGVGGDGGQPAAAVGGRDAAGGGGGGGGAIAGGAGGAGGQGGSAQGVAGGASGTGGTGQPVGGAGTDGADGKSFASGGATATGGSGGSANIGGGGGGGGAFGSGGGTTVHGGDGGAGGP; encoded by the coding sequence ATGTCGTACATGGTGGCAATCCCGGACTTTCTCGCGTCGGCGGCCTCGGATTTGGAAGTCATCGACTCGGCGCTGAGCGCCGCGCATGCCGCCGCGGCGGCCCCGATCACCGCGGTGGCGGCCGCCGCCGAGGATGAGGTCTCGGCGGCGATCGCGTCGCTGCTTTCCGGGCATGGGCAGGCCTTTCAAGCGCTTCGTGCGCAGGCCGCGGCGTTTCACGCCGAGTTCGCATCGACGCTGGCGGCCAGCGGGGCCGGCTATGCGGCCGTCGAGGCAGCCAACGCCTCGCCCCTGGCAGCCCTGGTGGCTGGTGCTCAAAAACTTGCGGTGTTTTCCCCCGTCGCCGCGGCGACGGGACGCCCGATCGTCGGCAACGGCGCCAACGGTAAGGCCGGGACCGGACAAAACGGTGGCGACGGCGGTTGGCTGTTTGGCAACGGCGGCGCCGGCGGTTCCGGGGCGCCGGGGCAGCCGGGCGGCAAGGGCGGCGACGCCTTCTTGTTTGGCAGCGGCGGCCGGGGCGGGGCGGGCGGCGCCGGCGTCACCGGCACCACCGGCAACGCGGGCACCAGCACCCCCGGCGGCCCCGGTGGCAACGGCGGGGCCGGAGGGGCCGGCGGCAACGGCGGGCTGCTGCACGGCAATGGCGGCGCCGGCGGCGCCGGCGGCGCGGGCGGGCTGGGTGGGGCCGGCGGAGCCGGCAACGCCCTCGCTGGTGTCAACGGCACGAACGGCGGTTTGGGCGGCAACGGCGGGGTGGGCGGCAGCGGTGGGCAAGCCGAGGGATTGTCGGGTTTGTTGGGCGGCCATGCCGGCGGCGGTGGCGCGGGAGGCCAGGGCGGCGCGGGCGGCCAAGGCGGCCACGGCGCGGACGTCGACACCGGGTCCGCCGGCCACGGCGGCAACGGCGGCAACGGCGGGGCCGCCGGCTTGGGTGGCGCGGGCGGCACCGGCGCCAGCGCGGGCGCCGCGGGTACCGGCGGCACCGGCGGCAACGGCGGCGACGGCGGCAACGACACCGCTTCCTCCGGCGGCGTCGCCGGGTTCGGCGGCGCCGGCGGCACCGGCGGCAGCAGCGCCGCCGGCATCGGCGGCACCGGCGGCAACGGCGGCAACAGCGGCAACACCACCTCCTCCGGCACGGGCGTCGTGGCGGCCGAGGGCTTGCAGGGCGGGAACGGCGGTAATGGCGGCAACGGCGTCACCGGGGGCAACGGCGGCAACGGCGGCAACGGCGGCAGCGCGTCCGGCACTGGCACCACCGACGCCATCTCCATCGCCGGCGGTGGTGGCGGCGGCGGCCACGGGGGCAACAGCACCGGCGGCGGCGCCGGCGGCAACGGCGGCCAAGGCGGCAATGGCGGTGGCGTCGCCGCGACGGTCGGCAGTGCCTCTGTCTCCGGCAACGGTGGCGCCGGAGGTGGCGGCGGGGCCGCCGCCGGCGCCACCGGCGGCCCCGGTGGTGGGGGCGGCGGCGGCGCCGCTGCCGACGTCACCACCACCACCGCAACCTCCGGCGGCGGCTTCGACGGCGCCAACGGACTAGGGACCGGCGGCGGGGTCGGCGGCGACGGCGGCCAGCCGGCCGCCGCCGTCGGTGGTAGGGACGCCGCCGGTGGTGGTGGGGGTGGTGGCGGCGCAATCGCCGGCGGCGCCGGCGGCGCCGGCGGCCAAGGCGGCAGCGCCCAGGGCGTTGCCGGCGGCGCCAGCGGCACCGGCGGCACGGGCCAGCCCGTCGGCGGCGCCGGCACCGACGGGGCCGACGGCAAGAGCTTTGCTTCGGGCGGCGCGACCGCCACCGGCGGCAGCGGCGGCAGCGCCAACATCGGGGGTGGTGGTGGCGGCGGCGGCGCCTTCGGCAGCGGCGGCGGCACCACAGTCCACGGCGGCGACGGCGGCGCCGGCGGCCCGTAA
- a CDS encoding Dps family protein, whose protein sequence is MTQFTIPGLTDKQAARLSELLQRQLSTYNDLHLTLKHIHWNVVGPNFIGVHEMIDPQVDAVRGFADDVAERIAALGASPEGTPGAIVRDRSWDDYAIGRDTVQAHLAALDLVYSGVIEDIRKAIEETDEVDLVTQDLLIGQAGALEKFQWFVRAHLESAGGTLAHKGATHEKSAANAARRKAK, encoded by the coding sequence ATGACACAGTTCACGATTCCGGGGTTGACCGACAAACAGGCCGCGCGGCTCAGCGAATTGCTACAACGCCAACTGAGCACCTACAACGACTTGCACCTGACGCTGAAGCACATCCACTGGAACGTGGTGGGGCCCAACTTCATTGGCGTACACGAAATGATCGACCCACAGGTGGACGCGGTGCGCGGGTTCGCCGATGACGTCGCCGAGCGGATCGCGGCTCTGGGGGCATCGCCGGAAGGGACCCCCGGCGCGATCGTGCGGGACCGGAGCTGGGACGACTATGCGATCGGGCGGGACACCGTGCAGGCGCATTTGGCCGCACTCGACCTGGTCTACAGCGGCGTGATCGAAGACATCCGCAAAGCCATCGAGGAGACCGATGAGGTCGATCTGGTCACCCAGGATTTGCTGATCGGACAGGCCGGGGCGCTGGAGAAGTTCCAATGGTTCGTCAGAGCGCACCTGGAGAGCGCGGGCGGGACGCTGGCCCATAAGGGTGCCACGCACGAGAAGTCTGCGGCGAACGCCGCGCGGCGCAAGGCGAAGTAG
- a CDS encoding NAD-dependent epimerase/dehydratase family protein encodes MNSVSPKLVIGANGFLGSHVTRLLVADGHDVRAMVRPNANTRAIDDLQVTRFHGDVFDSDTLCEAMDGVDDVYHCVVDTRAWLRDPSPLFRTNVEGLRNVLDVAVKQPELRRFIFTSTYATVGRRHGHVASEEDVIGTRGLTPYVQSRVEAENLVMRYVAEAGLPAVAMCVSTTYGSGDWGRTPHGAFIAGAVFGKLPFSMNGIQLEVVGVDDAARAMILAAERGRIGERYLISEKMMAIKEVVRIAADEAGVPPPARSISVPALYALGALGSLRARLTGKDAELSLKSVRMMRAEAEVDHSKAVRELGWQPRPVEESIREAARFWAAMRTAGKKSSPA; translated from the coding sequence ATGAATTCGGTGAGCCCGAAGCTGGTGATCGGCGCCAACGGCTTCCTCGGTTCACACGTGACCCGCCTGCTCGTCGCCGACGGCCACGACGTGCGGGCGATGGTGCGCCCGAACGCCAACACCCGCGCCATCGACGACCTTCAGGTCACCCGGTTTCACGGCGACGTCTTTGACAGCGACACCCTGTGCGAGGCGATGGACGGCGTCGACGACGTCTACCACTGCGTCGTCGACACCCGGGCCTGGTTGCGTGATCCGTCGCCGCTGTTTCGCACCAACGTCGAAGGTTTGCGCAACGTCCTCGATGTGGCCGTCAAACAGCCCGAGCTGCGTCGCTTCATCTTCACCAGCACCTACGCGACGGTGGGTCGGCGGCACGGGCACGTGGCAAGCGAAGAGGACGTGATCGGCACGCGCGGCTTGACTCCCTACGTCCAATCCCGGGTCGAGGCCGAGAATTTGGTGATGCGGTACGTGGCCGAGGCCGGCCTGCCGGCCGTCGCGATGTGCGTGTCGACGACCTACGGCAGCGGCGACTGGGGCCGCACCCCGCACGGCGCCTTCATCGCCGGCGCGGTGTTCGGCAAGCTGCCGTTCTCGATGAACGGCATCCAGTTGGAGGTCGTCGGCGTGGACGACGCCGCGAGGGCGATGATTCTCGCCGCGGAACGCGGGCGCATCGGCGAGCGGTACCTCATCTCGGAAAAGATGATGGCGATCAAGGAAGTGGTGCGGATCGCGGCCGACGAGGCCGGGGTGCCGCCGCCGGCGCGATCGATCTCGGTGCCCGCGCTGTATGCGCTGGGCGCACTCGGCAGCCTGAGAGCGCGGCTCACCGGCAAGGACGCCGAGCTCAGCCTGAAATCGGTGCGGATGATGCGCGCCGAGGCCGAGGTGGATCACAGCAAGGCCGTGCGCGAACTGGGTTGGCAACCGCGCCCCGTCGAGGAGTCGATTCGCGAGGCCGCCCGGTTCTGGGCCGCGATGCGTACCGCCGGGAAGAAGAGCAGCCCGGCCTGA
- a CDS encoding nuclear transport factor 2 family protein: MSSPAFSRSELAAAFEKFEETVARAAETRDWDAWVAQYTPDVDYIEHAMGTMKGREQVRDWIQRTMTTFPGSHMIAFPTLWSVIDEPTGRVILELDNPMRDPGDGSVISATNITIITYAGDGLWSREEDIYNPLRFLKAGLKWCRKAQALGTLDDDAARWMRENGGGTQ; encoded by the coding sequence GTGAGCAGCCCGGCGTTCTCCCGTAGCGAACTGGCCGCCGCCTTCGAAAAATTCGAGGAAACGGTCGCCCGGGCCGCCGAAACCCGCGACTGGGACGCCTGGGTCGCCCAGTACACGCCCGACGTCGACTACATCGAGCACGCGATGGGCACGATGAAGGGTCGCGAGCAGGTGCGCGACTGGATTCAGCGGACGATGACGACGTTTCCGGGCAGCCACATGATCGCCTTCCCCACGTTATGGTCGGTCATCGACGAGCCCACCGGGCGCGTGATCCTCGAATTGGACAACCCGATGCGCGACCCCGGTGACGGCAGCGTGATCAGCGCGACCAACATCACGATCATCACCTATGCCGGCGACGGCCTGTGGTCCCGCGAAGAAGACATCTACAACCCGCTGCGCTTTTTGAAGGCCGGGCTGAAGTGGTGCCGCAAGGCCCAGGCTTTGGGCACGCTCGACGACGACGCCGCGCGCTGGATGCGGGAGAACGGCGGCGGGACTCAATGA
- a CDS encoding class I SAM-dependent methyltransferase yields the protein MSSLRTHDDTWDIRTSVGSTAVMVAAARAYETEQPDPLIRDPYAKLLVSKANAGVLWEAMLDPEIAARVQELDEESANHMQHMRGYQAVRTHFFDTYFLDAVTAGIRQVVILASGLDSRAYRLDWPAGTTVYELDQPEVLAFKLTTLAEHGVTPSADRREVAIDLRQDWPAALRAAGFDPNQRTAWLAEGLLMYLPAEAQDRLFTLISELSPPGSRVSAETAATQADERRQEMRARFKKVAETIGLEETPDIGELMYRDDHRADVTEWLNANGWRAHAQHSIEEMRRVGRLNQDLELPFDKAAFSDFVIGERL from the coding sequence ATGAGTTCACTGCGCACCCACGACGACACCTGGGACATCAGGACCAGTGTCGGCAGCACGGCCGTGATGGTGGCCGCCGCCCGGGCCTACGAGACCGAACAGCCCGATCCGCTGATCCGCGATCCCTACGCCAAGCTGCTGGTCTCCAAGGCCAATGCGGGCGTCTTGTGGGAGGCCATGCTCGACCCGGAGATCGCGGCTCGGGTGCAAGAGCTCGACGAGGAATCCGCCAACCACATGCAGCACATGCGTGGCTATCAAGCCGTGCGGACGCATTTCTTCGACACCTACTTCCTCGACGCGGTCACCGCCGGCATCCGGCAGGTGGTGATCCTGGCCTCGGGGCTGGACTCGCGGGCATACCGCCTGGACTGGCCGGCCGGCACCACGGTCTACGAGCTGGACCAGCCGGAGGTTCTCGCGTTCAAATTGACGACGCTCGCCGAGCATGGGGTGACCCCGTCGGCCGATCGCCGCGAGGTGGCAATCGACCTGCGCCAGGACTGGCCGGCCGCGCTGCGCGCCGCCGGCTTTGACCCGAACCAGCGGACCGCATGGCTGGCCGAGGGCCTGTTGATGTACCTGCCGGCCGAGGCGCAGGACCGGCTGTTCACGCTGATCAGCGAGTTGAGCCCGCCGGGGAGCCGGGTTTCGGCCGAGACCGCGGCGACGCAGGCCGACGAGCGGCGGCAGGAAATGCGTGCCCGGTTCAAGAAGGTCGCCGAGACGATCGGGCTGGAGGAGACCCCCGACATCGGAGAGTTGATGTACCGCGACGACCACCGGGCCGACGTGACGGAGTGGCTCAACGCCAACGGCTGGCGGGCGCACGCGCAGCACTCCATCGAGGAGATGCGCCGAGTCGGCCGCCTGAATCAGGACCTTGAGCTGCCCTTCGACAAGGCGGCCTTCTCCGACTTCGTGATCGGTGAGCGCTTGTAA
- a CDS encoding DUF427 domain-containing protein, whose amino-acid sequence MTHPEIKEPSAGHPITIEPTKGRVQVRINGELVADTTAALELREATLPAVQYIPLADVAQERLTRTDTATHCPFKGDAGYYSVTTSAGDTVEDAIWFYERPYPAVAETAGHVAFYPNKAEITVVGD is encoded by the coding sequence ATGACCCACCCGGAAATCAAAGAACCCAGCGCCGGTCATCCGATCACTATCGAGCCGACCAAGGGACGCGTGCAGGTGCGCATCAACGGCGAGCTCGTCGCCGACACCACCGCGGCACTGGAATTGCGGGAAGCGACTTTGCCTGCGGTGCAATACATTCCGCTTGCCGATGTGGCTCAGGAACGGCTGACTCGGACCGACACCGCCACCCATTGCCCATTCAAAGGCGACGCCGGCTACTACAGCGTGACGACCTCCGCCGGTGACACCGTCGAGGACGCGATCTGGTTCTACGAACGGCCCTACCCCGCGGTCGCGGAGACCGCCGGGCACGTCGCGTTTTACCCAAACAAAGCCGAGATTACGGTCGTCGGTGACTAA
- the msrA gene encoding peptide-methionine (S)-S-oxide reductase MsrA has protein sequence MTSTQKAILAGGCFWGMQDLIRKQPGVLSTRVGYAGGEVPNATYRNHGMHAEAVEIIYDPAVTDYRALLEFFFQIHDPTTKNRQGNDIGPSYRSAIYYLDDEQKNIALDTIADVEASGLWPGKVVTEVAPAGDFWEAEPEHQDYLERYPNGYTCHYVRPGWKLPRRADAGR, from the coding sequence GTGACCAGCACTCAAAAAGCCATCCTGGCGGGCGGCTGCTTCTGGGGAATGCAAGACCTGATCCGCAAGCAGCCCGGCGTGCTCTCGACCCGGGTCGGCTATGCCGGCGGCGAGGTTCCCAACGCGACCTACCGCAATCACGGCATGCACGCCGAGGCCGTCGAAATCATCTACGACCCCGCGGTCACCGACTACCGCGCGCTGCTGGAGTTCTTCTTCCAGATCCACGACCCCACAACGAAGAACCGGCAGGGCAACGACATCGGGCCCAGCTACCGTTCGGCCATCTACTACCTCGACGACGAGCAGAAGAACATCGCGCTGGACACGATCGCCGACGTCGAAGCGTCGGGCCTGTGGCCCGGCAAGGTCGTGACCGAGGTCGCCCCGGCCGGCGACTTCTGGGAGGCCGAGCCTGAGCATCAGGATTACCTGGAGCGGTACCCCAACGGGTACACCTGCCACTACGTGCGTCCGGGCTGGAAGCTGCCCCGACGGGCCGACGCGGGCCGCTGA